The sequence below is a genomic window from Cicer arietinum cultivar CDC Frontier isolate Library 1 chromosome 6, Cicar.CDCFrontier_v2.0, whole genome shotgun sequence.
ataaataaataatagggTGCATAAATTTCGATAAAAGGCTATAGtattaagggtattttagattgacttatttaaatttattactatcaTAGACACTCTTGAAATTGTTTGCGAGCTTAAAATACTTTATCATGACATATCCATAAGCTATTTTCAGCTTTTCCATAATCTCTCCACAATTGCTTATGAAAACAAGTAATACCTTATACATAAACAATTTGATTCTATTTTATCTCTTGAGATACAATCATGATCATACTAGAAAGTAGGAAATGACAATGGTCACCCTAGTGAGGGTGAATTGAAAAACATGAGAACATCACTTGTAAGTTATTGAATACAAAACATAGAAGTATGTGTTTTATTCtgcaaagaaaaaaattgatttcgaaagaattgattttagttaaaattaatttatgtttggaCATGTATATGCAAAATtgagttgaataataaatttgcgACTAAAAAACAATTCTTAGCTTCATGTAAGATTTAATTTGGAGGCAAAATCAAggatgtcaaaattaattctatacctataaaatcaattttgccTCCTCCAAACGTGTAACTAATGATACAtgaattaaaatgataaaaaggCATATCTAAGAACTCACCTTAGATTTAATGATCAGATGAATACTTCCATCAGCTTCTGTTGATTGAACTGAATCAAAATCTATGTTGAGTTTGTTAACTACTTCCATAATTTCCAATATCCTTCCTGGTCTAGAAGGACACTTCATTTCAATCACAACTCTATTGTCACTCATATTGACACTAGTAGAACTTCCTTTTAAACAAACCTCTCTCCTTGTCTCCTCTATGTCACAAACTTTCCTCTTTTTTACAATTGGTTTCTTGATATTGTTAGTTTTGTTATAATATTGATCAGAAGTCCTCTCCACCATATCATGAGTTGATTTTTTACTTCTAGACTCTATATCTATTGGATCTCTTTGAGCTTCTAACTCTTTTATCCTTTTCTCAAGCTTTCTAAGGTATTCAATTGCATCATCTAGTATGGAAACTTTGTCATCCTACAGGAATGATGCATTTAATTAGTTTGAGTAGTGATGACTTATGATCAAGCTAACAAATATGATGACTAAAATAGAGTGAATAGGTACAATAGTCCTTGAAATTGTAAGCATCGGTGATAATAGTCTTTCATTTTTGTGAATTGGCAAATGCAATTCATAAATTGTAAGATGTCGTTCAAAATGGTCATTCATTTATCTTATATCGTTAGAGACAATGACGTCGCATATTAGCTGAATATGTAGCCATTTCACGTTCATTTTACATCAGTATCAGCTCAATAAAGGCTTAAATTCTTATTTAGGTTAACGTGAAATAGCCGCATATTTGGTTAACTTTCGAAGTCATAGTCTCTTACGGTAAACGTTAACATAAGGACTTGTGATTGACACTTTACAATCTCAATGATTTATTtgccaatttaaaaaaatggggGAATATTTGACCGATGCTTACAACTTTGAGGACTAATTTGCCTATTCACTGGACtaaagtataaataaattacCTTACTATTTGAAGGGACCATTGATCTAAGGGTTAAAAACCTTTCATTTAGTTTTGCTCTTCTCCTTCTTTCTGACATAACATGGTTCATGCCTTCATCAGCCTCTAATCTTGTTCCTTCTCTATAGTCATTCTCTTCTTGAGATTCAAGCAATCCATCCATGTGCATCCTAGGAACTTCAAACAAGATCTTCTTCAATAACTTTTGTGAGGTTCCTTGTCTTGGCCTATGACAATCCACTGTCCCTCCTTTGTTCCAAACACAAAAGCTTGATTCCtgatgaaagttttgaaaatgcACCCCCATAATTAACTGGTCAGCGCTTTTCAAAAGTGTAGAAAGAATTCCCTGATAATGCCAATCATCAGTTAGAGGATCAACTAAGGTCATTTTTTGGTTATTGCAATCTTCTCCACCTTTAGGATCAGCAGAAGCATTAATCTTCTGAGGACTGGCAAAAGTTTGTGATATGCAGTCACTTGAATTCATGGAGTTATTATGAACACAGTTGCTCAAATCATCATCTATAACTTGCCAGCTTTGGACTTGAGAGGTTCGATGGTTTATACTTTCAACCATGAATGTTTCATCGAGTAGTTGATTGATGTCTAGTGCGTTTGAACTTCCATTAGGAGAGGTTGTTGTGTTGTTGATTATGTCATATTCAACTTCTGGAATTAATTCAACATTAAAATCGTTATGATCAAATGCTTCACAAGCAACGCCTTCGTTATTTCTCGTGTTCGGTATAGTTTCAGTGTTACTAGGATCATCGACATTTAGAATATTCAAGAAAGAAGTTTTGATCTGTTGAATGAGACTGAGATCTTCCAATACCTTCAAACAAAGGGGGGAAGAAGTCAGTAGCATGATTACAAGAAAGGGAGGAGGCAATAACAGAATAGTAGTATTAATGTTGAAAAACCAATGCGAAAACCGAAAGTTTACCAGATCAGTTGTGCCTAGCTCAATAACGCCTTTCATAAAAGGAAAGCACACCACTGTCTGAAAAGTTGAGAGGAAGGAGACAAATTACACAGTACATTGATTAGATTTTGTTTTCTAAACTTGAATGATAATCAATCTTAGATTTGGAAACGAACTATAAGTATTGGCTAAGCTAACAATCCATCATAGCAGAAACTACAGGTTTCTAAATACTAATAATGATGCATACTGTGGCAGCATTTTTTAGACTAAGCACTATAGAGTGGTTTCAAAAGCAAAATCTGTCCTAAGTCCTAACACATGTAAATTTCTTTGCATTATATTTGATAGCACTCTAAGCTaactattaataattattagagTTTATAATACAAGTACtattaagaaaagaaaaaaacagaaTGGTACCTGAATAGATGCACTCTGAGCATGAGCGAAGACAAGTGTCACAAGTGTGTTTATGGAACAAAACCAAAGAAAGAGGATAAGTTTTAGAGCTTGTATCATTTTAATCACAGTTAGAGTACAATAAAATTATGGCTTAATCAAAAGCAGAAGAAAGAACAAGGTGGATTAAGACACTGAAACACACCTTAGCCAAGAGAGCGCGACTAAACACTTTGCAATCAGTAGAATAGGCATTGATCAGCCAAATGGGTTGGCCATTTGCTAGAGCTCTTCCTGGTAACCTAAAAAGACACATatttgaggataaataagacggGATGGTTCATAGTTTACTGATAAGTGAATAGCTTGGGGCAAGAGCAACTGCCCTTTGGAGTTGGCCTAAATGTTTGTTAGGCTGCGACTAGGGTGGTCATGGGGCAAATTCCCCAGAGGTACAATTCA
It includes:
- the LOC101498962 gene encoding transcription factor EGL1, which codes for MVSENMKEQLALAVRSIQWSYAIFWSESVNQSGVLNWGEGYYNGDIKTRKTSQGVELSSDQIGLQRNEQLRELFRSLKTTETSPQTKRPSAALSPEDLTDTEWYYLVCMSFVFKIGQGLPGRALANGQPIWLINAYSTDCKVFSRALLAKSASIQTVVCFPFMKGVIELGTTDLVLEDLSLIQQIKTSFLNILNVDDPSNTETIPNTRNNEGVACEAFDHNDFNVELIPEVEYDIINNTTTSPNGSSNALDINQLLDETFMVESINHRTSQVQSWQVIDDDLSNCVHNNSMNSSDCISQTFASPQKINASADPKGGEDCNNQKMTLVDPLTDDWHYQGILSTLLKSADQLIMGVHFQNFHQESSFCVWNKGGTVDCHRPRQGTSQKLLKKILFEVPRMHMDGLLESQEENDYREGTRLEADEGMNHVMSERRRRAKLNERFLTLRSMVPSNSKDDKVSILDDAIEYLRKLEKRIKELEAQRDPIDIESRSKKSTHDMVERTSDQYYNKTNNIKKPIVKKRKVCDIEETRREVCLKGSSTSVNMSDNRVVIEMKCPSRPGRILEIMEVVNKLNIDFDSVQSTEADGSIHLIIKSKFTGPSNATTKKIKQALQKVVSKS